In the Nitrospirota bacterium genome, GGAGGATGGCCTCTGCCACTTTCACCGCGATGAGGGTGAAAGGCGAGACATTCCGAGACGCGGCGGTCTGCTTCAACTTTTCGATGAGAAGCGCCGCCTTGGCGAGGTCGCCGGTGTTCAGCACGTGCCAAGCGTTGTAAAAGAGTGTGACTGTTTTGAGATTTACATCCGGGCTTTTCTCCACCAGCGTAACGGCCTTCTCCTGCCAAAAGGTAAGCTGCCGATGGTTGGGATGACGCACAACGAGGGCGCAGAACATGCTTGCCGCCACCCGCGTCTCGATGGCGGGCGAAGGAAATCCCCTGTGACGGCGGATGAGCCCATCGAGCCTTGAGACCCAGGGGTCGAGGCGCCGGAGGTTGCTGAGGCTGTAAGAGATTGCATCCACGACTCCCGACCAGGAAAGATATTCTCCCTCCGCGTGGCCGAGGGTCGTGAAAAGCCCGTGGGCGCGCTGGAAGTAAAGCTCGCTCTCCGGCGGGCTCAGATGCAGAAGGCTAGCACCCATCCAGTATTGAAGCCATGGGGATTGAGCCATGACCTTTTCCGGAAGGGCGGCCAGCCACTGTTCGAGGAGCCGGCTCCGACCCTGCATGATGAGTGTCTCCGCCTGGCTTGCGATGAGCCGGGAAAGCCCTTCCCAGTCTTCGGCGTCAAGAAAAAGCCTGGCGGAATCTTCCACGTTTCCCGCCTCTTCGAGTACGACCGCTGCTTCTCTGGCGAGCGCGGAGCATTTGGCCCTCTTCCATGTGTCCCTTGCTTTTTCGAGCAGAAATTCCCTGAACAAAGGATGGTACTGATACACGGGAGCATTTTCAGAGCGTTTCTCCGTGAAGAAATGCTCCGCGCTCAACCTCTCCAGAATCCGCCAGGCGGATGCAAGGCCCGTCTGTCTCTGCGCCATCCGCCCGGTCATGCTGGGAAGAAACGCGCTTGCAAGCAAGAAGTCTTTCGTTTCCGGGTCGCTCTTGCCGAAGATTTCACTGGCAAAATAATCAAAGACCTCTTCCGGAGCACTATCCGCGAACGACTGAGGCCCCGCGCCCCCGAAGCGAACATTTTCGGCCATGAGCACGAGGCCCGCGGCCCATCCCTGGGTCTTCTCGCTAAAGTGTTTGACCGCCTCTACAGAAGGGGTTTCCCGTGTGAGGAGCTTCACGATGGCTCCGGACTCCTTTTCGGTCAGTTTGAGGTCCTTCCAGCCGATACGCTCCATTCTCATGCCGGCTTTCAGGCGCGCGAAAGCCGCCGGGGCGGCTCTCCTGCTCAGGAAAAAGACGTTTATTTCCTCGGGAATTTCGGTCATGGCGTTTCTCATCACGTCGTAGAAAGACGAGCCTTCGGGCGCTTCCTGGCAATTGTCGAACACGACGGCGGACGGAACGGGCAACCTTCCGAAGAGGTCTTCAAAATATCTTTTCGAAAACGTGGCCATGCCCTGCCAGTATTCGGGGGTGAAAAGGGGAAGGAGTTTTCGCCTGCGGGGAGCCGCTTTCTTTCCGGCAAGCCCCAGGTAATAGAAAAAGGTTGCGGCATCGGCGTCGCCGCCGTCCACCTGGTACCAGAGGCAGGGCAGCCGCCGGTCGTCGAGGTAGCTGCTGACCAGGGTCGTTTTCCCGGAGCCGGGAGGGCCCGACACCCAGATGACCGGGCGGCGTCTTGCGCGGTCAATCTGCTGAAAGAGCCTCTTCCTCAGGAGAATTCCCGAGAGGCTTGGCCGGGTTATCTTGACTGTGGAGGCACGGCTCATTCTTCGGTCATTATTTCCGGGACCTCGTGCTCCCTTGGCGCTTTCTCGGGCGGGTGGGGAAACCGGGCACGTGCTCACCCGCGTGAGATACAACGAACAGCTACTGCTTTGGCAACCCCTAAAGCCCTACGCATTCAAAAAATAAACGGAAAAGCGAATTTTGTCAAGGATATAGGCCTTTGCGGCAGGGCGGGCGAGTCCCGGTTCCTTGCGCCGCTGCGTTCGCACGAGGCCGCTCGAGGGCAAGTGCGGTGAGGAAAACGTCCTATATCTTCAAGCCAAGCAGCGACGAGACCCCGGCCTTTGAGCAGTGCGGCTTACTTTTCCCTTTTTTGCAGGGAGATTTCTGCGAGGGAAAACCCCCTGGCTTGCCTTTTCCGGCGGACCTGTAACCTTCCTGTAACTTTAATGCTGATATTCTTCCCACATCTTGGAGAGGCTTGCCAGCAGACGCTAAGGGTTATGGATATCCCACAAGCTGCATCTTTTTTAGATGTCATTGTCTCTCTCGTTAGGTGTCAGCCGCTTTTTACCCTGATTCCAGAGAATTGAGGTATAATTCTCGTAGGGGTTGTCGGCAACACGAATGCACGCCCCGGAATTTAATCGGGGGAATCCCGGAGAGCCGTGGTCATGGACGCTGACCCGTACGTATTAGAGGATGGCTCGCGAATCGCCGTTATCGGAGGTGGGCCCACCGGTTCCTTCTTCAGCATCTTCGCTCTCAAGATGGCAAAGATGCTCGACAAGCAAATCAGCGTCACCATCTTCGAACCCAAGGATTTCACCCGAGACGGCCCCATCGGATGCAACCACTGCGGCGGCATCATTTCCGAGCTCCTCGTGCAGACTCTGGCTATTGAAGGCATCAACCTGCCGGATTCGGTCGTCCGGAAGGGCATCAATTCCTATCGTCTCCACACGGAAAAGGGCAGTGTCCACATCGCCACGCCGGCACTGGAGAAAACCATAGCGACCGTTTATAGGGGGGGCGGACCCAAGGGCATCATCGGCCGGGGGAAGGAAAGCTTCGACAGGTTTCTCCTCATGGAAGCCGTCAGGGACGGAGCCGAGCACCGTCCCCTGAAGGTCGACAGGGTGGAACTGAGGGAAGGACGGCCGGTGCTTTTCTCCAAAGACCGCGAGGTCCTCGATGCCGACCTCGTGGTCGGGGCCTTCGGTGTCAACAGCCGGTCGGCGGAAATGTTCGAGCCGCTCGGCTTCGGATACAGGAGCCCGAAGACGGTGAAGACGGCCATTGCCGAAATCGCGTTGAGCGAGGACGTCATGGCGGAATACTTCGGCGATTCCATCCAGCTCTTTCTTCTTCCGATGAAGAACATAAAGTTTGCGGCCATGATTCCCAAGGGGACCTACGTGACCCTTTGCATCCTCGGCAAAGGGATGGATGCCAAGACCGTCGAGCGCTTTCTGGAGCACCCCGTCGTCAGGCGCGTCCTGCCGGAAACCATTCCGTACAAGGTTGGATGCCGCTGCGTTCCCCTGATGAATGTCCGGGCTCCGAAGAGGCCCTTCACCGACAGGGTGGTCCTGTGCGGCGACGCCGGTTCCACCCGGCTTTTCAAGGACGGCCTCGGCGCCGCTTACATCATGGGCAAGGCGGCGGCGCGGACGGCCGTTTTTCGGGGAGTGAGCAAGGAGCATTTCAACAGTGACTACCACCGGGTATACAGAAGCATTATCACGGACAACGGGTTCGGGAGGCTCCTGTACATGGCCACCGACCTGTACCGGAACTATGGGACGCTGACGAGCCTTATGCTCGATGTCGTCCGAGCCGAACAGGAGAGCCCGGAGAAGGCCAAGCATCTGAGTTCCATCCTCTGGGACATGTTTACGGGGAATGAACGGTACAAGAATGTGTTTTTCAGGACCCTGAGCCCCGGGCTCAACGTCGACCAGGCGGGGGCCTTGGCAAAAATCCTTGTGGGAAGGGGGCGCCATGGCGGAAGGTGAGCTTGGCAGGATGTACGCGGATGGCGAGGCCATTTGCAAAGAGGGGGAAAAGGGCAATGCGATGTACGTCATACAGTCCGGAAAGGTCCAGATTACAAAGAAAACGCCCACGGGTCAGATGAACATCGCCACACTGGGAAGCGGCGAGATTTTCGGTGAGATGGCCCTCTTCGATAAGTTGGAAAGGTCGGCGACGGTTACGGCCTCGGGCAGCGCCAGGGTGCTCAGCATCGACAGAAAGAAACTCTTCAGGTCCATAAGCAGGGACCCCACACTGGTTTTCAAGGTCCTGGAGTCCATGAGCCACCGCATACGGAGCCTTGATGAGCAGCTGGCAGAGCTGAAGAAGAGCAAGCTCGATGCAGACAGGATGTGCCTAAGCGTAGAGGAGTCCTGTGCCGTCACCCTGGAGAAAGCCAGAAATATCATCTCGGCCGACAACGGCTCCATTATGCTGCTCGAGGAGGACACGAAGGACCTCGTCATCAAAGCCGCTTTCGGCACGGAAGCCGGAGAGAAGGTGCGTCTAACCGCCGGGGAAGGGTTGGCGGGGGCGGTGCTTTCCTCCGCCTCCGCCGAAATGGTCAACAACGTGTCGCTGGATACGAGGTTCAAGCCCGGGGCGATGCGGCTCCGGTCCATCCTCTGTGCCCCGCTGAAATGCGGGGACGAGGTGTTTGGCGTTATAAACCTGAGCAACAGCTCGGAGAGGCTTTTCAGTCTGGAGGACCTGAAAGTTTTGGATTCCCTGGCCTCGTACGCTTCTATCGCCATCGAACAGGCCAGGAGCTTCGCTCGCCTGGATGGCGCAACGGAGGCCTTTCTCAGGCGAGCCGGTGAGTTGCCTTAAAGGTCAAGGCCAGAGTCAATCACGGGGGAGGAAGGCGCTATGAGAACCTGTGATGGACAAGGGCGAAGACCTTTTCGGGACCGTCTACGGTAAGGGCGAGACGGTTTTTGAGCAGGGAGACCCGGGTGAGACGATGTTCGTCGTCCAGTCCAGGGCCGTGGCGGTCACCCGGCTGGACGGCGGGCGGAAGACGGCTCCGGGGTTTCTGAGTATCTGAGCATCGTAGCGCGCGTGGCCCCTGCCAGGCGGCTTTGAGCTTGGCTCGGGCATGTACGCCAACCCGTTGAGACCGGAGCAAAGCGCACAATTCCTGAGGGCTGTGAAAGTACCTTCTTGAAAAGCATGACAGTTCCCACCCAGACTGTGCGGCACGAGAATTCTTGATGTGTGTTTTTATGCTTGAAGGAAAAATATTCAAAAATATCAACTATAAACGTAATTTTTGAACCCCTCTAAGAGGCCATCCATTTGTTTCTAAGTCCGCGGCGTCGGGCCTGTTTTTCGCTGCATCACATTGATTCCATGCAATATTTTGTCAGTAAACTCGTTTTGCGCTCCAGGAATTAACAAAAATTTTTATTGACAAAATAGAAATCCTCATGCATCTTATATGTGGGGGAGGCTGATTTTCGAGAAAACGTGTTGTTTTGGGCGAGTGGACCCGCTGGTCGAAGTATCTTAGAACTGCATAGTTTCGGTTGAGAGGCATCCCGCTTTCGGTTTCTCCACTCGCCAGGGGGAGGGGTGAAAATGGATACCCGGGATGGGGGGATCGGTATTTTCTTCTCATCCCCATTTTGCCCGCGGTTTCTCGTGGGCGAAAAAACTCTGGCCTTCTCTCTCACCCGCCACGACATAAACCATCGGCATTTCGTCCCTTGGAGCTCCCCAAGGTTCCCCGTCACGGGGACGCGTTATTACTCCGCGCTTTTGATGGCCGACATGACAATGCGACAACAGGCCTTGAAATACGCTTGTTTCGAGTATCGCTGACATATATGAAACTAACTGGTCCGTATCTGTAACCCAGGTGTAATCTCCTCAGAGGTAGTCTGAGGGCAAACGGTTTCATCAAAAAAAGGGTGGGTGGGTCTGTTTCAGACCCCAACGTTACGAAGGGGGAAGTATGGTGAAGGGAAAAGACATAGGGATTTTGTTTATGGTGCTGATGGCTGCCCTGCTGTTTTTCGGCAGGACCCAGGCGAGTGCCTATGACTCGCCGGATGGACAGTGTACGGCGACGGAGCTGGCGAATTATCCCGGCGAGTGCGTAGAGGTCTTCGATGCTAATGGAGACCTTTGGGGCGTGGTGGAGGTCGTCCCGGATGGCGAGGGGCACTTTCCGGTTTATTATTCCGCCGCGGACCGAGCCTGTTACACCAAGCCCGGCCAGTATGTCGAGTGCTCCAAATTCGAGTACCGGATAACGGCATTCCGAGCCGACGCAACTCTTTCCCAGGTCAATCTCCTGATACCTGCAGGAGCGATGACTCTGGTCATGAAGGACAATTCCGTCAAGATTCGGGAGTACGAACCCTCGACGGGGTTCGGGAAGTTCTCGACGGACGACGTGATTACCTGGGATTCCCTCAAACTCGACCCGTCGAACCAGGCGAGAATTGTAGCACTTACCTCACCGGCGGGCCGGAGGATGACCCAGATGGAACTCGCGGACGGCCCAATTTATGCCGACCCCATCCTGGGACCCGACCGCTGCAGCGAAACACAGGCCAAAGGAGAGATCACAGTCCAAAGTGGCCAGGAGGGTACGCCCACCACGGCTACCTTTGACCTGTGCACCGGCGACCTGACGGGGGTGTTTAGCGGTGCGGACGCAAATGACGCAAACAGCCTCCAACCGCTTCAAACCGACGTCTGGGCCTGCTTTGATGACCCCGATATTTCCGGCATTCTTGATTACTGCAGCAAAATCAAGAAAATAGGTCCGGAGACCGGCGCTTTCTTCGACGTTTCCGCGGATACGGGGAGCCCGGGTGATCCATATGTGGGGACGCGTATTTTTGGCTGGGGCAACACCTTTTACAAACAAACAGGAGTAACGGGCACCTTTCCGGCATCTTGCGCCGAGGACACCGGTGCACTGGTGGAGCAGAAGATAATATTCGACAAGAAGGTGAAAGTCTCTTATAACGAATGCGGAGACACAATCTCCGCAACTGTAGACGGCAATGAGCTCATCGAGGGCACCCTTTATGTCTTCGAGTCCAACAGGGACCCCAGAAAGGTCAATTGGCAGTTTCCTCTCGACTGGTACCGTGTCGTGAACGCCGGCCCAAGGCACGGGGCTTTAATGAACGGGTCGACGTATGATTCGTTCGGTGGATGGTACGGTTATTGGCCGTGGTAGTAGCGGTATCTGGTTAAGATACTTGGGGCTCGAATTTCAGGACACTGATTTGAGCAGAAGGCGGGGCCGCTGAGCGGCCCCGCCTAAACGTATAACCTTTAGCCAGCAAGAATAGATGCCCAACAAGCGGGCCCGGAATGGACATATAAGGTCTCCCCTCCTGAAGGCTCTGCTCTTGGGGCTTCTGGTAGGGCTGGTGGGCCTCGTGGCCAGTCCCTTGCATTTCGTCCTCGGTCTCGAGGAAAACGTCGGGTTGGGGATGCTCTTTGCACTGAGGGGCGCGCGCGCGGCGCCCCCCGATGCCGTCGTCGTCAGCATCGACAAGGAGTCCTCCGAGCACCTCGGCATCCCGGACAACCCGGATAAGTGGCCCCGGTCCCTCCACGCGCGGCTCACGGACGCCCTGAAGGCCGCCGGCGCGGAGGTCATTGCCTTTGACGTCCACTTCATAGAGCCGCGTTCGCCTGAGGACGACCGCCTTTTCGCGGAGGCCTTGGACAGGGCGGGCAACGTGGTGCTTACCGAGCCCATCAAGATGAAGGAAATTCCCGCGGGAGGCGGAAACTCCGGAGAGTGGAATCACAACCTCATCCGGATAGTCCGGCCCATAGAGATGTTCTCCCGGGCGGCCGTCGCCACGGCGCCCTTTACCCTTCCCCGCATACCGTTCAAGGTGAACCGGTTCTGGACCTTCGAGACGGCCGCGGGGGATTCTCCCTCCGTGCCCATCGTCACGCTTCAGCTTTACTCCATGCGGGTGTACGGGACGTTTTCCCGCCTGCTCGGGAAACTGGCTCCGGAGCTGGCCGCGGAAATACCTCCGGATGCCGCGGGGGCCATGAGGAGGGGCGTGCGGGACCTGACCAGGGACATCCGGGCCATCTTCGAGCGCAAACCCGAACTCGCCCGGTTGATGCTGAGGGAAGTCGCAAATTCCGTCTCGGCCACTCCGCAAGAAAAGAGGCTGCTTGCGTCCCTTATTATGATGTATTCTGGGGGCAGCAGCCGATACATAAACTACTACGGCCCTCCGGGCTCCATCAGGACAATCCCCTATTATCGGGCGCTCGAGATTGCCGAAGGCAAGGACCCCGGAGTCGACCTCCGGGGAAAGGCGGTCTTTGTGGGGCTCTCGGAGGTCCTGCTCGCCGAAAGGAAGGACAGCTTCTATACCGTCTTCTCCCAGGCAAACGGCACCTTCATCAGCGGGGTGGAGATCGCGGCCACGGCGTTTTCCAACCTTTTGACGAACACGCCCGTCAGGCCCCTCGGCCTTCCGTCTCACATTGCCGTCCTTCTGCTCTGGGGGGTCCTCATGGGCGTCGTATGCCGCGTCTCCCGGGTGGGCATGGCCGCGGCAGGGGCCCTGGGGCTGAGCGCTCTGTACCTTTTCGTGGCCGTGCATCAGTTCAAGGCTGGCAATGCGTGGTATCCCCTGATTGTCCCGCTTTTTGTACAGGTCCCTCTCGCTTTCGTCGGGGCGGTGCTCTGGAACTACAGGGACGTGAACAAGGAGCGCCGGAACATAAGGACGGCCTTCGAGCACTATCTCCCCAAGGACGTGGTCGACCAGCTCTCCCGGGACGTGGCGCATATCCAGACGGGCAGCAAGGTCGTCTACGGGGTCTGCCTTTTCACCGACGCGCAGCAGTATACCGAATTTTCCGAGGCCATGGAGCCGCATGAGCTGGGCAAGTTCATGAACCGCTATTACGAGACCATGTTCACGCCCGTCAAGGAGCAAGGCGGCTTCGTCTCGGGCATCATCGGCGACGCCATGCTTGCCCTGTGGGTGTCCACGCGTTCGGAGACGGCCCTGAAGGAGAAGGCATGCCGCGCGGCGCTGCAGATTAACGGGCAACTGGAGAGATTCGACGAACAGCCCGAGGCCCGGAGGCTCAAGACCCGCATCGGGCTGCACTGCGGGCAGATACTCCTGGGCCATGTGGGCGCCCTGGACCACTATGAGTATACCCCCATGGGGGACATCGTCAACACAGCCTCGCGCATCGAGGGGCTGAACAAATACCTGGGGACGAATATCCTCGTATCCGAGGACGTGGTGGACCAGATAAAGGGCTTCCTGACCAGAAAGATGGGAAGCTTCCGGGTGAAGGGGAAGATGAAGCCGGTCGCGGTCTATGAGTTGGTCTGTCGCCTTGAGGATGCCGATGAGCGGCAAAGGCAGGGGTGCCAGGCCTTTGTGGAGGCCCTGAACGCCTTCGGGAGGGGCGCCTGGGATGAGGCCGCCGGGAAATTTCAGGGAACGTGCCGGTGCATGGGGGAAGACCAGGCCTCGGAGTTTTACCTGCGGCTCTGCGAGGATTTCAAGAAGGCCCCGCCCGAGGCGGAGTGGGACGGCATCGTCGTCATGGAGAAGAAATAGTCGAGGTTGCTACTGAGGGTGTGCTATAGTTCATGCGCTAGGGTTTTCCCGAGTTTCCGCTGTGAAGGTGAAGATTAACTGGTGCGTAATGGATCTTTTGAACAGAACGAAAAAGGGGATGGGCACATGAAAAAAGTCCGGTTTCGCCTGTGGGGGGTTTTCGTCTCTTTAAGCTTCATTATAATCCTTGCTCCGAGCCTTGCGGCGGCCGGGACATGCGAGAAGTGGGCGGCCAAGGTTGTCTCCGTGCAGGGGACGGTCGAAGTGCGCCAGGAAGGCCAGACCCAGTGGCTTCCGGTCAAGCCGGACGACACGTACTGCCCCGGTGACGTCATACGCGTGGGGGAAAAAAGCCGGGCGGACCTGGCGCTGAGCAACCAGCCCATTGTCCGTCTGGACGAAGGCAGCACGCTCGTTCTGGGCGGCCTCAAGGACGAGCGCACATCCGTGGTGAACCTGATTGACGGCGCCCTGTATTTCTTCAGCCGCGTGGTCCGGAACCTGGAAGTGCATACCGCATTTGTAAACGCCGGCGTCGAGGGGACCGAAGGGCTGGTCAGGGTCGAGAACAGGAGCACGTTTATCCTCATACTCGAGGGAAAGGTGCTGGCATCAAACGATGCGGGGAGCGCGACGCTGACCAGCGGCCAGGCCGCGCTGACTGAGGAGGGCAAGGCGCCGGAGCCAAAAGTCGTCGTGCGCCCTTGGGATGAAGTGCGGTGGGCCATATACTATCCTCCTCTCATTTATTATCGTCCCGCCGATTTCGCCGGCCATCCCGAGGGAGACTGGCGGACACAGGTCATGGAGTCCCTGAAGGCCTACTGGGCCGGCAACATCGCCCAGGCCTTCGCCCGGATTAAGATGGTACCGGAGGACATCCAGGACCCCCGCTTCTTCATCTATCGAGCCTCTCTGCTCCTTACCGTTGGCCGCGTCGAGGAGGCCGGCAAGGATGTGCAGCGCGTTTTGCAACTGGCCCCCGGAAACAGCACCGCCACGGCCCTTCAGTCGGTCATGGCCGTGGCCAGAAACGAGCGGGAGAAGGCTCTCGAGCTGGCCAGGAAGGCCGTGGAGGCATCTCCGGAGTCCGCCGTGGCACGGGTGGCCCTCTCCTACGCTCAGCAGGCAAACCTGAATCTCGACGGGGCCCTTGAGAGCTTGAAAAAAGCGGTGCAACTGGAGCCCGAAAATGCCCTGGCCTGGGCGCGGCTTTCGGAGCTCTGGCTCTCCTTCGGCAAGCTGGGTAATGCCCTGGAGAGCGCGCAAAAGGCCGTGGCCCTGAACCCCGGCCTTTCCAGGACACAGACCGTGCTGGGGTTTGCGTACCTGATGCAGGTCAAGACGGGGAAGGCCGCCGAGGCCTTCCGAAAGGCCATCGGGCTCGACCAGGGTGCACCCCTCCCCCGTCTCGGCCTCGGATTGGCCA is a window encoding:
- a CDS encoding adenylate/guanylate cyclase domain-containing protein, with the protein product MGLLVGLVGLVASPLHFVLGLEENVGLGMLFALRGARAAPPDAVVVSIDKESSEHLGIPDNPDKWPRSLHARLTDALKAAGAEVIAFDVHFIEPRSPEDDRLFAEALDRAGNVVLTEPIKMKEIPAGGGNSGEWNHNLIRIVRPIEMFSRAAVATAPFTLPRIPFKVNRFWTFETAAGDSPSVPIVTLQLYSMRVYGTFSRLLGKLAPELAAEIPPDAAGAMRRGVRDLTRDIRAIFERKPELARLMLREVANSVSATPQEKRLLASLIMMYSGGSSRYINYYGPPGSIRTIPYYRALEIAEGKDPGVDLRGKAVFVGLSEVLLAERKDSFYTVFSQANGTFISGVEIAATAFSNLLTNTPVRPLGLPSHIAVLLLWGVLMGVVCRVSRVGMAAAGALGLSALYLFVAVHQFKAGNAWYPLIVPLFVQVPLAFVGAVLWNYRDVNKERRNIRTAFEHYLPKDVVDQLSRDVAHIQTGSKVVYGVCLFTDAQQYTEFSEAMEPHELGKFMNRYYETMFTPVKEQGGFVSGIIGDAMLALWVSTRSETALKEKACRAALQINGQLERFDEQPEARRLKTRIGLHCGQILLGHVGALDHYEYTPMGDIVNTASRIEGLNKYLGTNILVSEDVVDQIKGFLTRKMGSFRVKGKMKPVAVYELVCRLEDADERQRQGCQAFVEALNAFGRGAWDEAAGKFQGTCRCMGEDQASEFYLRLCEDFKKAPPEAEWDGIVVMEKK
- a CDS encoding BTAD domain-containing putative transcriptional regulator, whose product is MSRASTVKITRPSLSGILLRKRLFQQIDRARRRPVIWVSGPPGSGKTTLVSSYLDDRRLPCLWYQVDGGDADAATFFYYLGLAGKKAAPRRRKLLPLFTPEYWQGMATFSKRYFEDLFGRLPVPSAVVFDNCQEAPEGSSFYDVMRNAMTEIPEEINVFFLSRRAAPAAFARLKAGMRMERIGWKDLKLTEKESGAIVKLLTRETPSVEAVKHFSEKTQGWAAGLVLMAENVRFGGAGPQSFADSAPEEVFDYFASEIFGKSDPETKDFLLASAFLPSMTGRMAQRQTGLASAWRILERLSAEHFFTEKRSENAPVYQYHPLFREFLLEKARDTWKRAKCSALAREAAVVLEEAGNVEDSARLFLDAEDWEGLSRLIASQAETLIMQGRSRLLEQWLAALPEKVMAQSPWLQYWMGASLLHLSPPESELYFQRAHGLFTTLGHAEGEYLSWSGVVDAISYSLSNLRRLDPWVSRLDGLIRRHRGFPSPAIETRVAASMFCALVVRHPNHRQLTFWQEKAVTLVEKSPDVNLKTVTLFYNAWHVLNTGDLAKAALLIEKLKQTAASRNVSPFTLIAVKVAEAILHLFRGNHARCLEAVNEGLDLSARSGVPFLVFQILGHAVWSCLHAGDHTAAKKYLGEMEPSLRCATSLDAGLYHAISAFFLMETGGDLRVAAEHLELCRGMVNSTGMAKIDVMFPMFRVQLDYDIGLLDEARRHIEEGKRKETRLRSPLFSFTYLIAEAQVAFTMERKQEALALLGEAMALGRRHGYFVTCLWRPRIMARLCEKALEARIEVDYVRDLIRKRNLLPGAQGVTIENWPWRFEIYMLGRFGVVRDGKPLAFTGKSRQRPLSLLKALIALGGREVSEERLTDALWPESLGDTAHQSFATTLFRLRKLLGSDDAIQLREGRLTLDPRYCRVDIWAFERLLGQAEGLWKKGEAASAVQLMERASRMYQGPFLKEEAGKPWTAATRERLLSKFLRGLSTLGSYWQENGHWEKALQCYQQGLEVDELAEELYQHLMSCYQKLGRRAEALAVYERCKRILSCTFGLPPSERTEEIYRSLRSG
- a CDS encoding cyclic nucleotide-binding domain-containing protein → MAEGELGRMYADGEAICKEGEKGNAMYVIQSGKVQITKKTPTGQMNIATLGSGEIFGEMALFDKLERSATVTASGSARVLSIDRKKLFRSISRDPTLVFKVLESMSHRIRSLDEQLAELKKSKLDADRMCLSVEESCAVTLEKARNIISADNGSIMLLEEDTKDLVIKAAFGTEAGEKVRLTAGEGLAGAVLSSASAEMVNNVSLDTRFKPGAMRLRSILCAPLKCGDEVFGVINLSNSSERLFSLEDLKVLDSLASYASIAIEQARSFARLDGATEAFLRRAGELP